A genomic window from Paenibacillus sp. FSL K6-0276 includes:
- a CDS encoding sugar phosphate isomerase/epimerase: MLKIGLQLYTLREELEQDFEGTLRKVAALGYKGVEFFHFFGRTASEVKQLLNELELVALGAHRPYDALLNDTEAEISYNLEIGNPNLIVPYLSEEQRNYEEIAVNLKIIGEKCKAGGAVLLYHNHDFELTDKYGDSDRTAFDGLFEEVPADLLQVEMDTCWVHHAGYDPVEYIHKYAGRLPIIHLKDLKKHEDGTPETVVLGEGEVNLTAILDAAVQANVEWAVVEQDFCSRSPLESVEDSLNWVKAYANQGGKVHV, encoded by the coding sequence ATGCTGAAGATAGGTCTGCAATTGTACACGCTTAGAGAAGAACTAGAACAGGATTTTGAAGGAACACTGCGCAAGGTAGCAGCCCTTGGATATAAAGGCGTAGAGTTTTTTCACTTTTTCGGTCGTACCGCATCAGAAGTTAAACAATTGCTAAATGAGCTTGAACTGGTCGCGCTCGGCGCACATCGTCCCTATGACGCATTGTTGAATGACACAGAGGCAGAGATCTCATACAATCTTGAAATTGGAAATCCTAATTTGATTGTTCCTTATCTGTCAGAAGAACAACGTAACTATGAAGAGATTGCAGTGAATCTGAAGATCATTGGAGAAAAGTGCAAAGCAGGCGGAGCGGTTCTTCTGTATCACAATCATGATTTCGAATTAACGGATAAATATGGTGATAGTGACCGCACTGCTTTTGATGGGTTGTTTGAAGAGGTGCCGGCTGATCTACTGCAAGTGGAAATGGATACTTGCTGGGTCCATCATGCAGGCTATGATCCGGTTGAATATATCCATAAATACGCAGGTAGACTGCCGATCATCCATCTGAAGGATTTGAAGAAACATGAAGACGGCACACCGGAAACTGTTGTGCTAGGTGAAGGTGAAGTGAACCTTACTGCAATTTTAGATGCAGCTGTACAGGCAAATGTGGAGTGGGCGGTAGTAGAGCAGGATTTCTGCAGTCGTTCACCATTAGAAAGTGTAGAAGATAGTTTGAATTGGGTAAAAGCATACGCAAATCAAGGAGGAAAAGTTCATGTCTAA
- a CDS encoding Gfo/Idh/MocA family oxidoreductase gives MSNKLRIAIVGCGGIANGKHMPSLSRQKDAEMVAFCDTVEERAQEAAKTYGAEGAAVYTDYLELLKAGGFDIVHVCTPNDSHSVITIAALEAGKHVMCEKPMAKTTAQAQEMLDAAKRTGMKLSVAYQNRYRSDSEYLKAICENGELGEIYYAKAIALRRRAVPTWGVFLDEEKQGGGPLIDIGTHALDLTLWMMDNYKPRSVMGSSFHKLSNRKNAGNAFGPWDPEQFKVEDSAFGFITMENGATIVLESSWALNVSEFREAQTLLAGTEGGADMKDGLRLNGDRGGRLYETKVDLSAGGVAFYDGGQESESDREARLWLEAVREDKEPVVKPEQALVVTQILEAIYESSRTGRAVYFEGTSDN, from the coding sequence ATGTCTAATAAGTTGAGAATTGCTATTGTAGGTTGCGGTGGTATCGCGAATGGAAAACATATGCCAAGTTTGTCACGTCAAAAAGATGCTGAAATGGTAGCCTTCTGCGATACCGTTGAAGAACGTGCACAGGAAGCAGCAAAAACCTATGGTGCTGAAGGCGCGGCTGTTTACACAGATTACCTTGAGCTATTGAAAGCTGGAGGATTCGATATTGTTCATGTATGTACACCAAATGACAGTCACTCCGTGATTACTATTGCAGCATTGGAAGCTGGTAAACATGTAATGTGCGAGAAACCAATGGCTAAAACCACAGCCCAAGCACAAGAAATGTTGGATGCTGCCAAGCGTACGGGTATGAAGTTGTCTGTCGCTTACCAGAACCGTTATCGTTCGGATAGTGAGTACCTTAAAGCGATCTGCGAAAATGGCGAACTTGGTGAGATCTATTATGCAAAAGCAATTGCCCTACGTCGTCGTGCGGTTCCTACTTGGGGCGTGTTCCTGGATGAAGAAAAGCAAGGTGGCGGTCCACTGATCGATATCGGTACGCATGCGCTTGATCTCACCTTATGGATGATGGATAATTACAAACCACGCAGTGTTATGGGTTCGTCATTCCATAAGCTGAGTAACCGAAAGAACGCTGGAAACGCTTTTGGTCCTTGGGATCCTGAGCAATTTAAAGTAGAAGATTCGGCTTTTGGATTTATTACCATGGAAAATGGTGCTACAATTGTACTTGAATCCAGCTGGGCGCTTAATGTATCTGAGTTTCGAGAAGCTCAGACGCTTCTTGCAGGTACAGAAGGTGGTGCAGATATGAAGGATGGTCTGCGCCTAAACGGTGACCGTGGTGGACGTCTGTATGAGACCAAAGTAGATTTGTCTGCTGGCGGTGTAGCTTTCTATGACGGAGGTCAAGAGAGCGAATCCGATCGTGAAGCTCGCCTTTGGCTTGAAGCGGTTAGAGAAGACAAGGAACCTGTAGTTAAACCTGAACAGGCCCTCGTCGTTACTCAAATTTTAGAAGCTATTTATGAATCTTCACGTACAGGTCGCGCTGTGTATTTTGAAGGCACATCAGATAATTAA
- a CDS encoding Gfo/Idh/MocA family oxidoreductase: MSSNIHSVVIVGFGGMGSYHAKLIKETNSLEVVGTYDVLEARRTDSIKAGYKAYESYEEVLADPAVEIVLIATPNDVHKEIAIRALQAGKHVICEKPVAMSKQELQEMLAAADAAGRVFMVHQNRRWDEDFLTIKKMYDQETIGSLFQIESRVHGANGIPGDWRHVKAQGGGMLLDWGVHLLDQLLFMIDSKVTSVSSSLSFILGNDVDDGFEAILQFENGIKAIVEVGTTNFITLPRWYVKGIEGTGIIEDWSLTGRLVTRNNEGEKIEPKPIRAGVGLTKTMAPPSEGATITEALPQPAELRSSFYDNFAAVIEGTAEPIVKNAEVIRVQNLIEAIFESAEKNQVLKDFDMYGEGK; encoded by the coding sequence ATGAGCTCAAACATACATTCCGTAGTCATCGTTGGCTTTGGAGGAATGGGAAGTTATCACGCAAAATTGATTAAGGAGACAAACTCCCTAGAAGTGGTTGGAACATATGACGTGCTTGAAGCACGTCGTACGGACTCCATCAAAGCTGGTTACAAGGCTTATGAGAGTTATGAAGAAGTATTAGCAGATCCTGCAGTTGAGATTGTTCTTATTGCTACACCAAATGATGTGCACAAAGAAATTGCTATACGTGCGCTCCAAGCTGGCAAACATGTTATTTGTGAGAAGCCGGTCGCTATGTCGAAGCAAGAGCTTCAAGAAATGCTGGCCGCTGCAGATGCAGCAGGACGTGTGTTCATGGTTCACCAGAACAGACGTTGGGATGAGGATTTCTTAACTATCAAAAAAATGTATGATCAAGAGACCATCGGTTCTTTGTTCCAGATCGAATCTCGCGTACACGGGGCGAATGGTATTCCAGGAGACTGGCGCCATGTCAAGGCGCAAGGTGGAGGAATGCTGCTGGATTGGGGCGTTCATTTATTGGATCAGCTCTTATTTATGATCGACAGCAAAGTCACCAGTGTGAGTAGCAGTCTGAGCTTTATTCTAGGCAATGATGTAGATGATGGTTTTGAAGCCATTCTGCAATTTGAGAATGGGATTAAAGCTATCGTTGAGGTTGGCACAACCAACTTTATTACGCTACCTAGATGGTATGTGAAGGGTATTGAAGGTACTGGAATTATTGAAGATTGGTCTTTAACTGGACGATTAGTAACTAGAAACAATGAAGGTGAAAAAATCGAGCCGAAGCCTATTCGTGCAGGTGTAGGATTAACCAAAACTATGGCGCCTCCTTCGGAAGGGGCTACCATTACAGAAGCTTTACCTCAACCAGCGGAACTACGCTCTAGCTTCTATGACAATTTCGCAGCCGTTATTGAGGGAACAGCCGAACCAATCGTTAAGAATGCTGAAGTAATACGTGTTCAGAATTTGATTGAAGCTATTTTTGAATCTGCTGAGAAGAATCAAGTGCTGAAAGACTTCGATATGTATGGTGAAGGTAAGTAA
- a CDS encoding sugar phosphate isomerase/epimerase: MKLGVFMVLFGGRKLEDALDYVASKGLRAVEVGTGGNPGNSHCDPKMLLENETALKEFKHAVESRGLTISALSCHGNPLHPQKELAQKDHEDFVNSVKLAQKLGVPVVNTFSGCPGDHEGAKYPNWPVAPWPNDYQEILDWQWENKVIPYWTEWGAFAAKHDVKVGLELHGGFSVHTPGTLLRLREAAGEVIGANLDPSHMWWQGIDPVQAIHILGRQGAIHHFHAKDTVIDPVNVNMHGLTDMQSYTKMLDRAWQFRSVGFGHDLKTWADIMSALRLVGYDYVVSIEHEDGLMSVEEGFSKAVSNLQQVLIEEPLTEMWWV; the protein is encoded by the coding sequence ATGAAACTTGGAGTATTTATGGTCTTGTTTGGTGGTCGCAAGCTGGAGGATGCTCTTGATTATGTAGCATCCAAAGGTCTAAGGGCGGTAGAGGTCGGTACAGGAGGCAATCCTGGTAACAGTCATTGTGATCCTAAGATGCTTCTCGAGAATGAGACAGCATTGAAAGAATTCAAACATGCCGTGGAATCCCGTGGATTGACGATCAGTGCACTGAGTTGTCACGGAAATCCGCTACACCCACAAAAAGAGCTTGCCCAAAAGGATCATGAGGACTTTGTGAACTCGGTCAAATTGGCGCAAAAGCTAGGTGTTCCAGTCGTTAATACGTTCTCTGGATGTCCAGGTGATCATGAGGGTGCCAAGTATCCGAACTGGCCGGTAGCTCCATGGCCAAATGATTATCAAGAAATTCTGGATTGGCAATGGGAGAATAAAGTGATTCCTTACTGGACCGAATGGGGAGCATTTGCCGCAAAGCATGATGTGAAGGTTGGTCTTGAGCTGCACGGTGGATTCTCCGTCCACACACCAGGTACGCTGCTGCGACTCAGAGAAGCTGCGGGTGAAGTGATCGGCGCTAACCTAGATCCGAGTCATATGTGGTGGCAAGGGATTGATCCGGTGCAAGCGATTCATATTTTGGGGCGCCAAGGCGCAATCCATCACTTCCACGCTAAAGATACAGTCATTGATCCAGTCAATGTCAATATGCATGGCTTAACAGATATGCAATCCTATACCAAAATGCTTGACCGTGCATGGCAGTTCCGTTCGGTTGGCTTTGGACATGATCTTAAGACTTGGGCTGACATTATGAGCGCTCTTCGTTTGGTGGGTTATGATTATGTAGTCAGTATTGAGCATGAAGATGGATTGATGTCTGTGGAAGAAGGCTTCTCCAAAGCTGTAAGTAATCTTCAACAAGTGTTGATTGAGGAGCCACTGACAGAAATGTGGTGGGTTTAA
- a CDS encoding DUF2164 domain-containing protein, which translates to MQPIKIQREHKLQITSSIQDYFDTELSSEIGQLASENLLDFMLKELSPYIYNQALADARKVIEQKMISIEEEMYALEQPLTLGKR; encoded by the coding sequence ATGCAGCCGATAAAAATACAGAGAGAACACAAACTTCAGATTACATCCAGTATTCAGGATTATTTTGATACGGAGTTATCTAGCGAAATTGGCCAATTAGCAAGTGAGAATCTTCTCGATTTTATGCTCAAAGAACTCTCGCCTTATATTTATAATCAGGCACTGGCAGACGCCCGTAAAGTGATTGAGCAAAAGATGATTTCCATAGAAGAAGAAATGTATGCTCTCGAGCAACCATT